The Candidatus Equadaptatus faecalis genomic sequence TGCACTCGCCTTCGTCAGGATTGATAATTCCCATTGCTATGCGGATAAGCGTCGTTTTGCCTGAGCCGTCAGGACTTATTAAACCGAAGATTTCCCCGCGGTGTATTTCAAAACTTACATCAGACAGCGCTGTAATGCTGCCGAATCTTTTGGTGACGTGTTCGTAACTGAGGGCGGTTTCTTCCGAAAGCGGCATTTTAGTCGTTGTTCAGTCTCACGTCCGCAGGCATTCCGGGCTTCAAAACGCCCTCTTGATTGTCAAGCGTAACCTTAACCCAGAACACCATATTTGAGCGCTCATTCTGCGTAAGCGACAGTCTCGGATTGTATTCTGCCTGGTCGTTGACCTTTGTTACCTTGCCGAGAAAAACACTGTCAGGGTACGCGTCAATCGTTACGTCCGCCGTCTGTCCAACGCGGACAAGACCAAGCTGCGAAGAAGGAATGTAAATCTTGACCCAGCATTTGTCGTTTCTGCCTACGGTCGCAAGCGGTGAACCTGCCGCTATGACGTCGCCCTCCTCGTAATTTTTCGTAAGCACGACACCGTCAACAGGCGAACGAAATTCCTTGTACGAAAGTCCTGTTTTCGCACGCTCAACCTCTGCGGCAAGGCGTTTTACGTTAGCTTCGGCGGCGGCTATATCCTCTGCGCGGTTACCGCGGGCAAGCAGCCTGTACTGCTCTTCGGCGGCATTTGCCGCCTCCCGCGCAGCGTTTGCCTTTTCGGAGGCAAGTTCAGCCTGACGCGCCGCAACGGCGCCCTCCTCTGCCAGCCTGTCAAAACGATTTTTGTCCCGCAGAGCCTGATCGTATTGTATTTTAGCGGCGGAGGCGTTTGCCTTTGCGGCGGAAACCTGCTCTGACCTGAAACCGTTTCTGAGCTGCGCAAGCTGCGCCTGCGCGGCGGCAAGACCTGCCTGTGCGGAGGCAAGAACGTCGTCCGCCCCGTCAAGAGAAAGCTTTGCCACAAGGTCCCCTTTTTTGACGTCCTGTCCCTCGTCAATGTACAGCTTGTCAATGCGTCCGCCTGCCTGAGGCGCAAGCTGAACCTCAAGCACTTCAATCATGCCCGAAGCCCTTACGTATTCGGGAACCCTGCTGCGCTGCTTAAAATAACGGAAACCAAAAGCAATGACCGCAAACAAAATTACCGCAAGAACAATCTTTTGAACGATACCCCTCATGGCACCAACCTCCACCGCAATAAATTTCTGCAAGTATGACAGTATTTTATATCATGGGAACCGGCAAAACAATACGTAATTTGGCGGAGAGCCTGTTTATTTCGTTTGTATGAGCGTCAAAAGAGAACAATATCCCTGCAGGGCAGCGTGTATTTCAAAACAGAAAATCAGGGCAGCATACACAAACGGGGCGCGGAGAAATTCCGTGTCCCGTTTTTTGTTTTACGTTATCAGAAGAAGTTCTTTTTCCAGAGAATTATAACCGTTATGACTGATATGAACAGCGCAAGCAGCAGTGCGTAAAGAAATCCCAGCGGATTTCCCGCCCACGGCACCGGCACGTTCATTCCCCAAAGTCCCGAAATCATTGTCGGTATAGCAAGAACAATAGTTACCGAGGCAAGGAATTTCATAACTATGTTCAGATTGTTTGAAATGACGGAACCGAAAGCGTCCATCATTCCTGTGAGAACGTCCGCCTGTACCTGAGCCATTTCTATGCCCTGGTCGTATTCA encodes the following:
- a CDS encoding efflux RND transporter periplasmic adaptor subunit; this translates as MRGIVQKIVLAVILFAVIAFGFRYFKQRSRVPEYVRASGMIEVLEVQLAPQAGGRIDKLYIDEGQDVKKGDLVAKLSLDGADDVLASAQAGLAAAQAQLAQLRNGFRSEQVSAAKANASAAKIQYDQALRDKNRFDRLAEEGAVAARQAELASEKANAAREAANAAEEQYRLLARGNRAEDIAAAEANVKRLAAEVERAKTGLSYKEFRSPVDGVVLTKNYEEGDVIAAGSPLATVGRNDKCWVKIYIPSSQLGLVRVGQTADVTIDAYPDSVFLGKVTKVNDQAEYNPRLSLTQNERSNMVFWVKVTLDNQEGVLKPGMPADVRLNND